The following coding sequences lie in one Oceanicola sp. 502str15 genomic window:
- a CDS encoding FMN-binding negative transcriptional regulator, translating to MHPNPIYRDAPTAQSLDFAAERGFGTLSANGETFPLTAHVPFALTPATGTATLHLMRSNPLARACTAPMPARLSVTGPDSYISPDWYGMDHQVPTWNYVAVQLDGTLHPLPDADLRAVLDDLSDMFEQRLLPKPPWTADKMPADTLARLMRMIVPFRFSVERVESTWKLGQNKPAENREAAAQQVRAYGIGQETALLAALMLGAG from the coding sequence ATGCACCCCAACCCGATCTACCGCGACGCCCCCACCGCCCAGAGCCTCGACTTCGCCGCCGAGCGCGGCTTCGGCACCCTCTCGGCCAATGGCGAGACCTTCCCGCTCACCGCCCACGTCCCCTTCGCCCTCACCCCGGCCACCGGCACCGCCACGCTCCACCTGATGCGGTCCAATCCGCTGGCCCGCGCCTGCACCGCCCCCATGCCCGCCCGCCTCTCGGTCACGGGCCCCGACAGCTACATCTCCCCCGACTGGTACGGGATGGATCACCAGGTCCCGACCTGGAACTACGTCGCCGTCCAGCTCGACGGCACCCTGCACCCGCTGCCCGACGCCGATCTGCGCGCCGTGCTCGACGACCTCTCCGACATGTTCGAGCAGCGCCTCCTTCCCAAGCCGCCCTGGACCGCCGACAAGATGCCCGCCGACACGCTCGCCCGGCTCATGCGCATGATCGTGCCGTTCCGGTTTTCGGTCGAACGGGTCGAAAGCACCTGGAAGCTCGGCCAGAACAAGCCCGCCGAAAACCGCGAGGCGGCGGCGCAGCAGGTGCGCGCCTATGGCATCGGTCAGGAGACGGCGCTGCTGGCCGCGCTGATGCTCGGGGCCGGGTAG
- the petB gene encoding cytochrome b: MSGIPHDHYEPKTGIEKWLHSRLPIVGLAYDTLMIPTPKNLNWWWIWGIVLTFCLVLMIATGVVLAMHYTPHVDKAFASIEHIMRNVNGGYFIRYTHMNGASLFFFAVYIHIFRGLFYGSYKAPREVTWIVGMLIYLCMMGTGFLGYVLPWGQMSFWGATVITGLFGAIPFIGPDIQTWLLGGPAVDNATLNRFFSLHYLLPMVIAALVAVHIWAFHTTGNNNPTGVDVRTSSKEEAEKDTLPFWPYFVIKDLFALAVILAVFFAVVAFMPNYLGHPDNYIEANPLSTPAHIVPEWYFLPFYAILRAFTSDVWVVMFANWISFGIIDAKFFGVLAMFGAIAVMALTPWLDTSSVRSGRYRPMFKWWFLLLVIDFVVLMWLGAMPAEEPYSSFSLVASAYWFAYFLVILPLLGVIEKPLARPATIEDDFNAHYGGAHTPAE; encoded by the coding sequence ATGTCTGGTATCCCGCACGACCATTACGAGCCCAAGACGGGCATCGAGAAATGGCTCCACTCCCGTCTGCCCATCGTCGGGCTGGCCTATGACACCCTGATGATCCCCACCCCCAAGAACCTGAACTGGTGGTGGATCTGGGGCATCGTCCTGACCTTCTGCCTCGTCCTGATGATCGCCACCGGCGTCGTCCTGGCGATGCACTACACCCCGCATGTCGACAAGGCCTTCGCCTCGATCGAGCACATCATGCGCAACGTGAACGGCGGCTACTTCATCCGCTATACCCACATGAACGGCGCCTCGCTGTTCTTCTTTGCCGTCTACATCCACATCTTCCGCGGCCTGTTCTACGGCTCCTACAAGGCGCCCCGCGAAGTGACCTGGATTGTCGGCATGCTGATCTACCTCTGCATGATGGGCACCGGCTTCCTCGGCTACGTGCTGCCCTGGGGCCAGATGTCGTTCTGGGGTGCCACCGTGATCACCGGCCTGTTCGGCGCGATCCCCTTCATCGGCCCCGACATCCAGACCTGGCTGCTCGGCGGACCTGCGGTCGACAACGCCACGCTCAACCGCTTCTTCTCGCTGCACTACCTGCTTCCCATGGTCATCGCGGCGCTGGTTGCGGTCCACATCTGGGCCTTCCACACCACCGGCAACAATAACCCCACCGGGGTTGACGTGCGGACCTCCTCCAAGGAAGAGGCCGAGAAAGACACGCTGCCGTTCTGGCCCTACTTCGTCATCAAGGATCTCTTCGCACTCGCGGTGATCCTCGCGGTGTTCTTCGCGGTCGTGGCCTTCATGCCCAACTACCTCGGCCACCCCGACAACTACATCGAGGCCAACCCGCTCTCGACACCGGCCCACATCGTGCCCGAATGGTACTTCCTGCCGTTCTACGCGATCCTGCGCGCCTTCACCTCCGACGTCTGGGTGGTGATGTTCGCCAACTGGATCAGCTTCGGCATCATCGACGCCAAGTTCTTCGGCGTGCTGGCGATGTTCGGCGCAATCGCGGTGATGGCGCTGACCCCGTGGCTCGATACCTCCTCCGTGCGCTCGGGCCGCTACCGCCCGATGTTCAAGTGGTGGTTCCTGCTGCTGGTCATCGACTTCGTGGTTCTGATGTGGCTGGGCGCCATGCCCGCCGAAGAGCCCTATTCCAGCTTCTCGCTGGTCGCGTCGGCCTATTGGTTCGCCTACTTCCTGGTGATCCTGCCGCTCCTCGGGGTGATCGAAAAGCCGCTCGCACGACCCGCGACCATCGAAGACGACTTCAACGCCCATTACGGCGGCGCTCACACGCCGGCGGAATGA
- the mtaB gene encoding tRNA (N(6)-L-threonylcarbamoyladenosine(37)-C(2))-methylthiotransferase MtaB produces MSAPIFSTHGCRLNAYESEAMRELAESAGLKGAVIVNTCAVTSEAVRKARQDIRKLRRENPEARLIVTGCAAQTAPETFAEMPEVDHVIGNTEKMQPQTWQSLAPNFIGDTERVQVNDIMSVTETAGHLIDGFGRHRAYVQVQNGCDHRCTFCIIPFGRGNSRSVPAGVVVEQIKRLVQKGFNEVVLTGVDLTSWGADLPAQPKLGDLVMRILKLVPDLPRLRISSIDSIEVDENLMQAIATEPRLMPHLHLSLQHGADLILKRMKRRHLRDDAIRFTEEAIKLRPEMTFGADIIAGFPTETEAHFEDSLRLVEDCNLTWLHVFPYSPRPGTPAAKMPAVPGPDIKSRAARLRSAGAQAVARHLAAQQGRTHTVLTESPRMGRTEQFTEVAFSADQPEGALVTATITGTQGAQLTA; encoded by the coding sequence ATGAGCGCCCCGATCTTCTCCACCCACGGCTGCCGCCTCAACGCCTATGAGAGCGAGGCGATGCGCGAGCTCGCCGAAAGCGCAGGCCTCAAAGGCGCGGTGATCGTCAACACCTGCGCCGTCACCTCCGAAGCCGTCCGCAAGGCCCGGCAAGACATCCGCAAGCTGCGTCGCGAAAACCCCGAAGCCCGCCTCATTGTCACCGGCTGCGCCGCCCAGACCGCGCCAGAAACCTTCGCCGAAATGCCCGAGGTCGACCACGTCATCGGCAACACCGAAAAGATGCAGCCGCAAACCTGGCAAAGCCTCGCGCCGAACTTCATCGGCGACACCGAGCGCGTGCAGGTCAACGACATCATGTCGGTCACCGAAACCGCAGGCCACCTGATCGACGGCTTCGGCCGTCACCGCGCCTACGTCCAGGTGCAAAACGGCTGCGACCACCGCTGCACCTTCTGCATCATCCCCTTCGGGCGCGGCAATTCGCGCTCCGTCCCCGCTGGCGTGGTGGTCGAGCAGATCAAGCGCCTCGTGCAAAAGGGCTTCAACGAAGTCGTCCTCACCGGCGTCGATCTCACCTCCTGGGGCGCCGACCTTCCCGCACAGCCCAAACTGGGCGACCTCGTCATGCGCATCCTCAAGCTGGTGCCAGACCTGCCCCGCCTGCGGATCAGTTCGATCGATTCCATCGAGGTGGATGAAAACCTCATGCAGGCCATCGCCACTGAGCCGCGCCTCATGCCCCACCTCCACCTCTCGCTCCAGCACGGGGCAGACCTCATCCTCAAGCGGATGAAACGCCGCCACCTGCGCGACGACGCGATCCGCTTCACCGAAGAGGCCATCAAGCTCCGCCCCGAAATGACCTTCGGCGCCGACATCATCGCCGGCTTCCCCACCGAAACCGAAGCCCACTTCGAAGACTCCCTGCGCCTCGTCGAAGACTGCAACCTCACCTGGCTCCACGTCTTCCCCTACTCCCCCCGCCCCGGCACACCGGCAGCCAAAATGCCCGCCGTCCCCGGTCCCGACATCAAATCCCGCGCCGCCCGCCTCCGCTCCGCCGGCGCGCAGGCCGTCGCCCGCCACCTCGCCGCCCAACAGGGCCGCACCCACACCGTGCTCACCGAATCCCCCCGCATGGGCCGCACCGAGCAATTCACCGAAGTCGCCTTCAGCGCCGACCAGCCCGAAGGCGCCCTCGTCACCGCCACCATCACCGGCACCCAAGGCGCACAGCTCACCGCCTAG
- a CDS encoding substrate-binding domain-containing protein — translation MESTILKSMTLAGALAVMSAICPQSVVAQDKEAPSVALSNAFLGNAWRRSMITAFEEAATKAEADGLISSFQISNAPGENSATEQIAQLKALLLDQPDILLVNPASPTALNPTLQQACDLGAVVVVFDSATDLECAYLVTNSFGDWARLSTQAVIDAIGGAGNVVLSRGVQGSPPELEMYAVQQDILAKNPDVKVVAEIVTFCDSAKAQEALLGTIASLPEIKGVIGCGEGLGAVQAFQTAGREAPVVAFAPSGRALKFWGEGNGAPGSVAVMSDPGQGVAALFAAIKIYHGEEVPRVTIFPPVVVSDDARDAWIAAVGDDEIASWQWTKELVDAQVKANIDGTVEEAALPPVPVRN, via the coding sequence ATGGAATCCACGATCTTGAAGAGCATGACGCTTGCCGGGGCGTTGGCGGTCATGTCGGCCATTTGCCCGCAGAGCGTAGTGGCGCAGGACAAGGAGGCGCCCTCGGTGGCGCTCAGCAATGCGTTTTTGGGCAACGCCTGGCGGCGCTCGATGATCACCGCCTTCGAGGAGGCTGCCACCAAGGCGGAGGCCGACGGGCTCATCAGTTCGTTTCAGATCTCGAACGCGCCGGGGGAGAACTCGGCCACGGAGCAGATCGCGCAGCTCAAGGCGCTTTTGCTCGACCAGCCGGACATTCTGCTGGTCAACCCGGCGTCGCCGACGGCGCTGAATCCGACGTTGCAGCAGGCCTGCGACCTTGGGGCCGTGGTGGTGGTGTTCGACAGCGCGACCGACCTCGAATGCGCCTATCTGGTGACCAACAGCTTTGGCGATTGGGCCCGGCTCTCGACGCAGGCGGTGATCGACGCCATCGGAGGGGCGGGCAATGTGGTGCTGTCGAGAGGGGTTCAGGGGTCGCCGCCTGAGCTGGAAATGTATGCGGTGCAGCAGGACATTCTGGCGAAGAACCCGGATGTGAAGGTGGTGGCGGAGATCGTCACCTTCTGTGACAGCGCCAAGGCGCAGGAGGCGCTGCTGGGCACCATCGCCAGCCTGCCCGAGATCAAGGGAGTCATCGGCTGCGGCGAGGGGCTGGGCGCGGTGCAGGCCTTCCAGACGGCGGGGCGTGAGGCGCCGGTGGTGGCCTTTGCGCCGAGTGGCCGGGCGCTGAAGTTCTGGGGCGAAGGCAACGGGGCGCCGGGTTCGGTGGCGGTGATGTCCGATCCGGGGCAGGGGGTGGCGGCGCTGTTTGCCGCGATCAAGATCTACCATGGCGAAGAGGTGCCGCGGGTCACGATCTTTCCGCCGGTCGTGGTGAGCGACGACGCGCGGGACGCATGGATTGCAGCGGTGGGCGACGACGAGATCGCCTCGTGGCAGTGGACCAAGGAGCTGGTCGACGCGCAGGTCAAGGCCAACATCGACGGCACCGTTGAAGAGGCGGCGCTGCCGCCGGTGCCGGTGCGCAACTGA
- the petA gene encoding ubiquinol-cytochrome c reductase iron-sulfur subunit → MSDTHEPEGTRRDFIYYATAGAGIVAAGGAGWGLVNQMNPSADVRALSSIRVDVSGVEQGTQLTVKWLGKPVFIRRRTAEEIEEARAVEVSQLVDPIDRNANKPGLPATDDNRALSEDGEWLVMMGVCTHLGCVPLGDGAGEFGGWFCPCHGSHYDTSGRIRKGPAPENLPVPVAVFVDDTTIQLG, encoded by the coding sequence GTGTCGGACACTCACGAGCCCGAAGGTACACGCCGGGATTTCATCTATTACGCTACCGCAGGAGCGGGCATCGTCGCCGCTGGCGGCGCCGGCTGGGGTCTGGTCAACCAGATGAACCCCTCCGCCGATGTTCGGGCCCTCAGCTCGATTCGGGTGGATGTGTCCGGCGTCGAGCAGGGCACCCAGCTGACCGTCAAATGGCTCGGCAAGCCGGTGTTCATCCGCCGCCGCACCGCCGAAGAGATCGAAGAGGCCCGCGCCGTCGAGGTCAGCCAGCTGGTTGACCCGATCGACCGCAACGCCAACAAGCCCGGCCTGCCCGCCACCGACGACAACCGCGCCCTGAGCGAGGATGGCGAGTGGCTGGTGATGATGGGCGTCTGCACCCACCTCGGCTGCGTGCCGCTAGGGGATGGCGCCGGCGAGTTCGGCGGCTGGTTCTGCCCCTGCCACGGCTCGCACTACGACACGTCCGGTCGCATCCGCAAAGGCCCCGCACCCGAGAACCTTCCGGTGCCGGTCGCGGTCTTCGTCGACGACACAACAATTCAACTCGGCTAA
- a CDS encoding ABC transporter permease codes for MKGEQLPPWTWSFGAAAIVLALTIAVSGGGGFQTLTLAFTVAPYLVLVGLGQMLVMSAGPGNIDVSVAKVFSLGGLLSIAVSEATGSWVLGLLAAVGVGLAMASISVLAILLVRIPPIVATLATSLFASSISLTLAKGFQGSAAPALKSFLGWAPLGIPAFAVLVALFTVAVSLLLRTTTWGARLLAFGQARRAAEYAGIDGRWVLAAVYLGCGALAALAGALRASFSAPNVELGNDYLLDSIAVVVIGGTLITGGRAVPAGVWGGALFFILLDGLLNLIGWSYAGQNVLKGFLVLAVLFLASGAPILAPRRVVKKGGAGETAGEDGT; via the coding sequence GTGAAGGGCGAGCAGCTTCCTCCATGGACATGGTCGTTCGGCGCTGCGGCGATCGTTCTGGCCCTGACGATTGCGGTGTCGGGCGGTGGCGGGTTTCAGACGCTGACGCTGGCCTTCACCGTTGCGCCCTACCTGGTGCTGGTGGGGCTTGGCCAGATGCTGGTGATGAGCGCGGGGCCGGGCAACATCGACGTGTCGGTGGCCAAGGTCTTTTCGCTCGGGGGGCTGCTGTCGATTGCCGTCAGCGAGGCGACCGGGTCGTGGGTGCTGGGGCTTCTGGCGGCGGTCGGGGTGGGGCTGGCGATGGCGTCGATCAGCGTGCTGGCGATTCTGCTGGTGCGCATTCCGCCGATCGTGGCCACGCTGGCGACCAGCCTCTTTGCCTCCTCGATCTCGCTGACGCTGGCGAAGGGGTTTCAGGGCTCGGCGGCGCCCGCCTTGAAGAGCTTCCTTGGCTGGGCGCCGCTGGGCATTCCGGCCTTTGCGGTGCTGGTTGCGCTGTTCACCGTCGCCGTGTCCCTGCTGCTGCGCACCACCACATGGGGCGCGCGGCTGCTGGCCTTCGGGCAGGCGCGGCGGGCGGCGGAATATGCCGGGATCGACGGGCGGTGGGTTCTGGCGGCGGTCTATCTGGGGTGCGGGGCGCTGGCGGCACTGGCGGGGGCGCTTCGGGCGTCTTTTTCGGCCCCGAACGTGGAGCTGGGGAATGACTATCTGCTGGACTCCATTGCCGTTGTGGTGATTGGCGGCACGCTCATCACGGGCGGGCGCGCGGTGCCCGCCGGGGTTTGGGGCGGGGCGCTGTTTTTCATCCTGCTGGACGGGCTGCTCAACCTGATCGGGTGGAGCTATGCGGGGCAGAACGTGCTGAAGGGGTTCCTTGTGCTGGCGGTCCTGTTCCTTGCCAGCGGCGCGCCGATCCTTGCGCCGCGCCGGGTGGTGAAGAAAGGTGGCGCGGGGGAAACCGCCGGGGAGGACGGGACGTGA
- a CDS encoding glutathione S-transferase, translating into MPYILHHSPASPFVRMVMVVAHEVGLVDEIECSASVGTPLEPGSMPVAQNPLGKIPTLERPDGPAMFDSRVICRFLDSQASGKLYPEGRIWEVLTLEAMAHGFTEAILAMTYEARLRPEEKQSAEIVEAQWSKAHRAAAQANSRWMSHLSGPIDAAQIALACGLGYADFRHPARDWRSGNEALAEWFARFSERPSMQATQPPEA; encoded by the coding sequence ATGCCCTATATCCTCCACCACAGCCCCGCCTCGCCCTTCGTCCGCATGGTGATGGTGGTCGCCCACGAGGTCGGGCTGGTCGACGAGATCGAGTGCAGCGCCTCCGTCGGCACCCCGCTCGAGCCGGGCAGCATGCCGGTCGCGCAGAACCCGCTGGGCAAGATTCCCACCCTAGAGCGCCCCGACGGCCCGGCAATGTTCGACAGCCGGGTGATCTGCCGCTTCCTCGATTCCCAGGCCAGCGGCAAGCTCTATCCCGAGGGCCGCATCTGGGAGGTGCTGACGCTGGAGGCCATGGCCCACGGCTTTACCGAGGCGATTCTGGCCATGACCTACGAGGCCCGCCTGCGGCCCGAGGAAAAGCAGAGCGCAGAGATCGTCGAAGCCCAGTGGAGCAAGGCCCATCGCGCCGCGGCACAGGCCAACTCGCGCTGGATGAGCCACCTCTCCGGCCCGATCGACGCCGCGCAGATCGCGCTCGCCTGCGGCCTCGGCTATGCCGATTTCCGCCACCCGGCACGTGACTGGCGCAGCGGCAACGAGGCCCTCGCAGAGTGGTTCGCCCGCTTCAGCGAGCGCCCCTCCATGCAGGCCACCCAGCCGCCCGAGGCGTAA
- the dapF gene encoding diaminopimelate epimerase, which translates to MRDQTPPPGLPFMKMHGLGNDFVVLDHREGGQAVTPALATMLADRHRGVGFDQLAVIEPSDRADARLTFYNADGSLSAACGNATRCIARHLMEETGKPAVTLLTERGLLPCIDAGEGLTSVNMGAPLTDWQQIPLAREADTLHLPLEGDPVGTSMGNPHCTFFVEDAEAIDLARLGPETEHNPLFPERTNVQFAHVIGPDHLRMRVWERGTGITLASGSSSCAVATAAARRGLTSRKVTITLDGGTIHIDWREDGVWMTGPTAHVFSGTLHL; encoded by the coding sequence ATGCGCGACCAGACCCCTCCCCCTGGCCTGCCCTTCATGAAAATGCACGGGCTTGGCAATGACTTCGTGGTGCTCGACCACCGCGAGGGCGGGCAGGCCGTGACTCCGGCGCTCGCCACCATGCTGGCCGACCGGCACCGCGGCGTCGGCTTCGACCAGCTCGCCGTGATCGAGCCGAGCGACAGGGCCGATGCGCGCCTCACATTCTACAACGCCGACGGCTCGCTTTCGGCGGCCTGCGGCAACGCCACCCGCTGCATCGCCCGCCACCTGATGGAGGAAACCGGCAAACCCGCCGTCACCCTCCTCACCGAGCGCGGCCTCCTGCCCTGCATTGACGCCGGCGAGGGCCTCACTTCCGTCAACATGGGCGCCCCCCTGACCGACTGGCAGCAGATCCCGTTGGCCCGCGAAGCCGACACCCTCCACCTCCCGCTCGAGGGCGACCCGGTCGGCACCTCCATGGGCAACCCCCACTGCACCTTCTTCGTGGAGGACGCCGAGGCCATCGACCTCGCCCGCCTCGGCCCCGAAACCGAGCACAACCCGCTCTTCCCCGAGCGCACCAACGTGCAATTCGCCCATGTCATCGGCCCCGATCACCTGCGGATGCGGGTCTGGGAGCGCGGCACCGGAATCACCCTCGCCTCCGGCTCCTCCTCCTGCGCCGTGGCCACCGCCGCCGCCCGCCGCGGCCTGACCTCCCGCAAGGTCACCATCACCCTCGACGGCGGCACCATCCACATCGACTGGCGCGAAGATGGCGTCTGGATGACCGGCCCCACCGCCCACGTCTTTTCCGGCACGCTCCACCTATGA
- a CDS encoding ABC transporter permease, giving the protein MSEVIAPAPTSKSAMTGWPKGLARRLMPGLLTLAAMVVILLICGTIQPRIWSQGGMTLILSPIVALAIAAMAQMVMMSIGDIDLSIGFFVGMVTTLAATVLRDSPALGVMSLGGCVLAYAALGALVELRAVPSLIATLGASFIWLGVGLFVLPVPGGLGPDWLVSYTMWRAPLAIPTPLVTMVVAAALTWFVMQRTQLGVRFRTLGSNPVALVRAGGSLLRVRMLAYGTVGVLGVAAGLTLTAEIGGGDVNAVPGYTLTTIAAVILGGGMFTGGRAVAWGTLCGAITLGLLTVLLTLLKLSSNLQPAVQAFIVIAVLAGRLVVDRKARQ; this is encoded by the coding sequence ATGAGCGAAGTCATTGCCCCTGCCCCGACCTCGAAGAGCGCCATGACCGGCTGGCCCAAGGGGCTGGCGCGGCGGCTGATGCCGGGCTTGCTGACGCTGGCGGCCATGGTGGTGATCCTGCTGATTTGCGGGACGATCCAGCCGCGGATCTGGTCGCAGGGCGGCATGACGCTAATCCTGTCGCCCATCGTCGCGCTGGCCATCGCCGCCATGGCGCAGATGGTGATGATGAGCATCGGGGATATCGACCTGTCGATCGGGTTCTTCGTGGGGATGGTCACCACCCTTGCGGCAACGGTGCTGCGCGACAGCCCGGCGCTGGGCGTCATGTCGCTGGGGGGCTGCGTTTTGGCCTATGCCGCGCTGGGCGCGCTGGTGGAGCTGCGGGCCGTGCCCTCGCTCATTGCGACGCTGGGGGCCTCCTTCATCTGGCTGGGAGTCGGGCTATTCGTGCTGCCGGTGCCGGGGGGGCTCGGGCCCGACTGGCTGGTGAGCTACACGATGTGGCGTGCGCCGCTCGCCATCCCCACGCCGCTCGTCACCATGGTGGTCGCCGCCGCGCTCACGTGGTTCGTGATGCAGCGGACGCAGTTGGGCGTGCGCTTTCGGACGCTGGGCAGCAACCCGGTTGCGCTGGTTCGCGCGGGGGGCTCGCTGCTGCGGGTCCGGATGCTGGCCTATGGCACGGTGGGGGTGCTCGGGGTGGCGGCGGGCCTGACCCTGACCGCCGAGATCGGCGGTGGCGATGTGAACGCGGTGCCGGGCTATACGCTGACGACCATCGCTGCCGTGATCCTTGGGGGCGGCATGTTTACCGGGGGCCGCGCCGTGGCCTGGGGCACGCTTTGCGGGGCGATCACGCTGGGGCTGCTCACGGTGCTGCTGACGCTGCTGAAGCTGTCGTCGAACCTGCAACCGGCGGTTCAGGCGTTCATCGTCATTGCGGTTCTGGCCGGGCGGTTGGTGGTGGATCGAAAGGCGAGGCAGTGA
- a CDS encoding outer membrane protein, which produces MRIPAIARFATALAVTLAAALPARAEVELSFYTGYQTSPHSRFEGTDAGTPFSFLAEWEGRSFEMPPYYGVRAMWWRNANWGFGAEFTHAKVYASDETLADNGLETLEMTDGINILTANLMYRWPGQWAGGKITPYVGGGLGVAIPHIEFQQTGGAETFEYQVSGPAARWIAGASYALNDNWALFGEYNGTYSSNKGDLEGGGEWESNILTNAINVGLSYNF; this is translated from the coding sequence ATGCGCATTCCCGCCATCGCCCGTTTCGCCACTGCCCTGGCCGTCACCCTTGCCGCCGCCCTGCCCGCACGGGCGGAGGTGGAGCTGAGTTTCTACACCGGCTACCAGACCTCGCCGCACAGTCGGTTTGAGGGCACGGATGCGGGCACGCCGTTTTCGTTTCTGGCCGAGTGGGAGGGGCGCAGCTTCGAGATGCCGCCCTACTATGGTGTCCGGGCGATGTGGTGGCGCAATGCGAACTGGGGCTTCGGCGCCGAATTCACTCATGCCAAGGTTTACGCCTCCGACGAGACGCTGGCCGACAACGGGCTGGAGACGCTGGAGATGACCGACGGGATCAACATTCTGACGGCCAACCTGATGTATCGCTGGCCCGGCCAGTGGGCGGGCGGGAAGATCACGCCCTATGTCGGCGGCGGCCTGGGTGTGGCGATTCCGCATATCGAGTTTCAGCAGACCGGCGGGGCGGAAACCTTCGAGTATCAGGTGAGCGGACCGGCCGCGCGCTGGATTGCCGGGGCCTCCTATGCGCTGAACGACAACTGGGCGCTGTTTGGCGAGTACAACGGCACCTACTCGTCGAACAAGGGCGACCTCGAGGGCGGCGGCGAATGGGAAAGCAACATTCTGACCAACGCGATCAACGTCGGCCTGAGCTACAACTTCTGA
- a CDS encoding ATP-binding cassette domain-containing protein: MLPDEELPDQGGPLVRVTDARKTYGPTVALKGVTMEVRCGEVLGIVGHNGAGKSTLMRALSGLERPTAGSIEIDGQTTPGARGFAGVRMAYQEGSLAAELTVRDNIAFSSAPWLPRWRWHRTAARRAGERLQEIFPGNDIRAGDFIDDLQLASRQMVEIARATLTDDLRLLILDEPTESLSGGAVDDLYDYVRKLRARGLGVILVSHRLREILGVCDRVIVLKDGAVASTHRAGEVTERDLFMAMGGEVVVTETGAEATGRAAEDTGPVTVRVPMKTVDRAPAEIMARRGEVIGLAGIAGQGQEQVLERLWRGRAGDVQVEKARAYLPGDRQRSGIFPLWSVARNLSITALGSLARNGIRQQEAERALVDRWVDHLKVRGGAKAAITGLSGGNQQKVIVARAFASQADTILLDDPFRGVDIHTKSELYQLIREEAAGGRTIIWYSSENSEMRYCDRAYVLRAGQIAGVLHGREISDERIIALSFAEASEDAA; this comes from the coding sequence ATGCTGCCAGATGAAGAGCTGCCGGACCAGGGCGGGCCGTTGGTGCGCGTTACCGACGCGCGCAAGACATATGGCCCGACCGTTGCCCTGAAAGGCGTGACGATGGAGGTTCGGTGCGGGGAGGTGCTTGGCATTGTCGGGCACAACGGCGCGGGCAAGAGCACGCTGATGCGGGCGTTGAGCGGGCTGGAGCGCCCGACCGCCGGCAGCATCGAGATCGACGGGCAGACGACGCCCGGTGCGCGGGGGTTTGCGGGCGTTCGGATGGCCTATCAGGAGGGCAGCCTCGCCGCGGAACTGACGGTCAGGGACAATATCGCCTTTTCGAGCGCCCCGTGGCTGCCGCGCTGGCGCTGGCACCGCACGGCGGCGCGGCGGGCGGGGGAGCGGTTGCAGGAGATCTTTCCCGGCAATGACATCCGCGCGGGGGACTTCATCGACGATTTGCAGCTTGCGAGCCGCCAGATGGTGGAGATTGCGCGGGCGACGTTGACCGACGATCTGCGCCTGCTGATCCTCGACGAGCCGACGGAGTCGCTCAGTGGCGGCGCGGTCGATGACCTTTACGACTACGTGCGCAAGCTGCGGGCCCGGGGGCTTGGGGTGATCCTCGTGTCGCACCGGTTGCGCGAGATCCTCGGGGTCTGCGACCGGGTGATCGTGCTGAAGGACGGTGCCGTTGCCTCGACTCATCGGGCCGGGGAGGTGACCGAGCGCGACCTGTTCATGGCGATGGGCGGGGAGGTGGTTGTGACCGAAACGGGGGCCGAGGCCACCGGCAGGGCGGCGGAGGACACAGGCCCCGTCACGGTCCGGGTTCCGATGAAGACGGTGGACCGGGCCCCGGCGGAGATCATGGCCCGGCGGGGTGAGGTGATTGGGCTGGCGGGGATTGCCGGGCAGGGGCAGGAGCAGGTGCTGGAGCGGTTGTGGCGCGGACGGGCCGGCGATGTGCAGGTCGAGAAGGCCCGCGCCTACCTGCCCGGAGATCGCCAGCGCTCGGGCATCTTTCCGCTCTGGAGCGTGGCGCGCAACCTGTCGATCACGGCGCTGGGCAGCCTTGCGCGCAACGGCATCCGCCAGCAGGAGGCCGAGCGCGCGCTGGTGGACAGGTGGGTGGATCACCTGAAGGTCAGGGGCGGTGCGAAGGCGGCGATCACCGGCCTTTCGGGGGGCAACCAGCAGAAGGTGATCGTGGCGCGGGCCTTTGCCTCGCAGGCTGATACCATCCTGCTCGACGACCCGTTCCGGGGGGTCGACATTCATACCAAGTCGGAGCTCTACCAGCTTATCCGCGAGGAGGCCGCCGGGGGGCGCACGATCATCTGGTACTCCAGCGAGAACTCCGAGATGCGCTATTGCGACCGGGCCTATGTGCTGCGGGCGGGCCAGATTGCCGGGGTGCTGCACGGGCGCGAGATCAGCGACGAACGCATCATTGCCCTGTCGTTTGCCGAAGCCTCGGAGGATGCCGCATGA